A single genomic interval of Sinorhizobium garamanticum harbors:
- the rpmI gene encoding 50S ribosomal protein L35: protein MPKMKTKSSAKKRFKVTATGKVRAAAAGKRHGMIKRSNKFIRDARGTMVLAEADGKKVVKNYLPNGL, encoded by the coding sequence ATGCCCAAGATGAAGACGAAATCGTCTGCCAAGAAGCGGTTCAAAGTCACCGCTACCGGCAAGGTTAGAGCTGCTGCTGCTGGCAAGCGCCACGGCATGATCAAACGGTCCAACAAGTTCATTCGCGACGCGCGCGGAACCATGGTTCTCGCCGAAGCTGACGGCAAAAAGGTCGTCAAGAACTATCTGCCGAACGGTCTCTGA
- a CDS encoding nuclear transport factor 2 family protein: MSEEQAISAVVHLYVDGMAFANEAALRKAFHPNASIVGNYEGAIEWLTRDAFIAAILKEGSAPPERQPLMDVEVIHITGDAASVKVVDEFAGSRYTDYLSLLKVDGRWLIVNKVWHVHS; this comes from the coding sequence ATGTCCGAAGAGCAGGCGATCAGCGCAGTAGTCCACCTCTATGTCGACGGCATGGCCTTCGCCAACGAGGCGGCGCTGCGCAAGGCCTTTCACCCGAACGCCTCGATCGTCGGTAATTATGAGGGGGCCATCGAGTGGCTGACCCGCGACGCCTTCATAGCAGCGATCCTGAAGGAAGGCTCGGCACCACCGGAAAGGCAGCCTCTCATGGACGTGGAGGTGATCCACATCACCGGCGACGCGGCGAGCGTGAAGGTCGTCGATGAATTCGCCGGCTCACGCTATACGGATTACCTGTCGCTGCTGAAAGTCGACGGACGGTGGCTGATCGTCAACAAGGTCTGGCACGTCCATTCATGA
- a CDS encoding VOC family protein produces MSGAGTVIGIDHVQLAMPEGGEAEARRFYADLLGIPEVPKPSNLSQRGGCWFHRAGLKIHLGVEKQFSPARKAHPAFIVDNLLALISRLEAAGFEATEDEPLAGFVRWYVSDPFGNRIELMQPVG; encoded by the coding sequence ATGTCGGGCGCTGGAACGGTGATCGGGATTGATCACGTGCAACTCGCGATGCCGGAGGGTGGCGAAGCTGAAGCTCGCCGTTTCTATGCCGACCTTCTCGGCATTCCGGAGGTGCCGAAACCATCGAATCTTTCCCAGCGTGGCGGCTGCTGGTTCCACCGAGCGGGCCTCAAGATCCATCTCGGCGTGGAGAAGCAGTTTTCGCCCGCCCGCAAGGCGCACCCCGCCTTCATCGTCGACAACCTTCTCGCACTGATCTCACGGCTCGAGGCGGCCGGATTTGAAGCAACGGAAGATGAGCCACTTGCGGGATTCGTCCGCTGGTATGTCAGCGACCCGTTTGGTAACCGGATAGAGTTGATGCAGCCGGTGGGCTGA
- a CDS encoding alpha/beta hydrolase: MSTAPAETEITRIEVGSGASTRSIAMRVFRTEPRSQHPALVWLGGYRSDMTGTKAVEVEHYARAAGTDCIRFDYSGHGSSGGDFRDGTISRWIEESLAVIDHAAPASRLILIGSSMGGWVALRLVQELKRRGETGRVAGLVLIAPAPDFTAELIEPNLTEAEKTSLAERGYFEEPSQYSPEPNIYTRALIEDGRANRVLLGPVETGCPVHILQGMRDPDVPYAHALKLMEHMPADDVVMTLIRDGDHRLSRDEDIAKLKQAIGAMLTQA, encoded by the coding sequence ATGTCAACAGCGCCAGCCGAAACGGAAATCACGCGGATCGAGGTGGGCAGCGGTGCTTCCACGCGCTCGATCGCCATGCGGGTCTTTCGCACGGAGCCGCGCTCTCAGCACCCCGCGCTTGTGTGGCTCGGCGGCTATCGCTCCGACATGACCGGCACGAAGGCCGTCGAGGTCGAGCACTATGCCCGCGCGGCCGGAACCGACTGCATCCGTTTCGACTATTCTGGCCACGGCTCCTCCGGCGGCGATTTCCGGGACGGCACGATCTCGCGCTGGATCGAAGAAAGCCTTGCCGTCATCGACCACGCCGCGCCGGCATCGCGCCTGATCCTCATCGGCTCCTCGATGGGCGGCTGGGTCGCCTTACGACTCGTTCAGGAACTCAAACGGCGCGGCGAGACGGGCCGCGTCGCAGGACTCGTGCTGATCGCTCCCGCCCCGGACTTCACGGCGGAACTCATCGAACCCAATCTCACCGAAGCCGAGAAAACCTCGCTTGCCGAACGCGGCTATTTCGAGGAGCCGTCGCAATACAGTCCCGAGCCCAACATCTATACGCGGGCGCTGATCGAAGACGGCCGCGCCAATCGCGTGCTTTTGGGGCCGGTCGAAACGGGCTGCCCTGTCCATATCCTCCAGGGCATGCGTGATCCCGATGTGCCCTATGCCCATGCGCTGAAGCTGATGGAGCATATGCCGGCCGACGATGTCGTGATGACCCTCATTCGCGATGGCGACCATCGGCTGTCGCGCGACGAGGATATTGCCAAATTGAAACAGGCGATCGGCGCCATGCTGACGCAAGCCTGA
- the pheS gene encoding phenylalanine--tRNA ligase subunit alpha, whose product MSELETLERILLAEIDAAADEGAIEAVRVGALGKKGSISELLKTLGTMSPEERQTRGARINALKNTVTEAISARKLALKDAAIAERLAREAVDISLPVRSSPAERGRIHPISQIVDEITAIFGDMGFSIAEGPDIETDYYNFTALNFPEGHPAREMHDTFFFQPDEKGERKVLRTHTSPVQIRTMEAEQPPIRIIIPGKTYRQDSDATHSPMFHQVEGLVIDKTANVANMRWVLEEFCKAFFEVDQVTMRFRPSFFPFTEPSFEVDIQCDRSGPIVKFGEGTDWMEILGCGMVHPNVLRAGGLDPDEYQGFAWGMGLDRIAMLKYGMPDLRDFFNADVRWMTHYGFRPLDMPTLFGGLSA is encoded by the coding sequence ATGAGCGAACTGGAAACATTGGAACGGATTTTGCTGGCGGAAATCGATGCCGCCGCCGACGAGGGAGCGATCGAGGCGGTGCGCGTCGGCGCGCTCGGCAAGAAGGGCTCCATTTCCGAACTCTTGAAGACGCTCGGCACGATGTCGCCGGAGGAGCGCCAGACTCGCGGCGCCCGGATCAATGCGCTGAAGAACACAGTGACCGAAGCGATCTCCGCCCGGAAGCTCGCCTTGAAGGATGCGGCGATCGCCGAGCGGCTGGCACGTGAGGCGGTGGACATCAGCCTGCCCGTCCGTTCCTCGCCGGCCGAGCGCGGCCGCATCCATCCGATCAGCCAGATCGTCGACGAGATCACCGCGATCTTCGGCGACATGGGCTTCTCGATCGCCGAAGGGCCGGACATCGAAACGGACTACTATAACTTCACGGCGCTGAATTTCCCCGAAGGCCATCCGGCCCGCGAGATGCACGACACCTTCTTCTTCCAGCCGGATGAGAAAGGCGAGCGCAAGGTGCTGCGCACGCACACCTCGCCGGTGCAAATTCGCACGATGGAGGCTGAGCAGCCGCCGATCCGCATCATCATCCCCGGCAAGACCTACCGGCAGGACTCGGACGCCACCCATTCGCCGATGTTCCACCAGGTCGAGGGTCTGGTGATCGACAAGACGGCGAATGTCGCCAACATGCGCTGGGTGCTGGAAGAGTTCTGCAAGGCGTTCTTCGAAGTGGACCAGGTGACGATGCGGTTCCGCCCGTCCTTCTTCCCCTTCACCGAGCCGTCCTTCGAGGTCGATATCCAGTGCGACCGTTCCGGCCCGATCGTCAAGTTCGGCGAAGGCACGGACTGGATGGAAATCCTCGGCTGCGGCATGGTCCATCCGAACGTGCTGCGCGCCGGCGGTCTCGATCCGGACGAGTATCAGGGCTTTGCCTGGGGTATGGGCCTCGACCGCATCGCCATGCTGAAATACGGCATGCCGGACCTGCGCGACTTCTTCAACGCCGACGTCCGCTGGATGACCCATTACGGCTTCCGCCCACTCGACATGCCGACGCTGTTCGGCGGCCTCTCCGCTTGA
- a CDS encoding transglutaminase-like cysteine peptidase, giving the protein MASWTGVKASIAAFCAVFISANTAIPAQAGPSPWMQTGSATSQPIGHYEFCQKHRGECGARSKTTVAPRVTDRGWAVIRQVNAQVNREITPVTDQQVFGRDEVWSYPGATGDCEDFALEKRRRLMKRGFSASQLLMTVVRKPDGEGHAVLTVRTAQGDFILDNLENRVRLWTQTPYHYLKRQASYNSGRWVTIDNSGEIVVGSVGN; this is encoded by the coding sequence ATGGCGTCTTGGACCGGGGTTAAGGCAAGCATTGCGGCTTTCTGCGCAGTTTTCATTTCAGCAAACACGGCAATTCCCGCCCAGGCGGGACCCTCTCCATGGATGCAGACCGGCTCGGCAACCTCCCAGCCGATCGGGCATTACGAGTTTTGCCAGAAGCATCGCGGTGAATGCGGTGCGCGGTCCAAGACCACCGTCGCGCCGCGTGTCACCGACCGGGGCTGGGCCGTCATCCGACAGGTCAATGCTCAGGTCAACCGCGAGATCACGCCCGTGACCGACCAGCAGGTTTTCGGCAGGGACGAGGTCTGGTCCTATCCAGGCGCAACCGGCGATTGTGAAGACTTCGCGCTCGAAAAGCGCCGCCGGCTGATGAAACGAGGCTTTTCTGCCAGCCAGTTGCTGATGACCGTCGTGCGCAAGCCTGATGGCGAGGGCCATGCGGTCCTGACGGTCCGCACCGCGCAGGGCGACTTTATCCTCGACAATCTCGAAAACAGGGTGAGGCTCTGGACACAGACGCCCTATCACTATCTCAAGCGCCAGGCGTCCTATAACAGCGGCCGCTGGGTGACCATCGACAACAGCGGCGAGATCGTGGTCGGCTCGGTCGGCAACTGA
- a CDS encoding LysR family transcriptional regulator, with translation MNRTQLSQLAVLSAVAAHGSFRGAAKELGVAPSAVSHAVGSLEASLGVRLLSRTTRSVAPTEEGRRLLERLRPALDEIAHALEAAAEARERPAGNLRITAPRFAADLILAPRLGAFLDRYPDIVLEIANEDGFTDIVEQGYDAGIRLGESLEADMIAVKVGPDLTSAVVAAPPYFERHGRPAHPRDLAGHRCIRRRFSNGTLYRWEFEKEGEEITVSVAGPLILGEDRPIIKAALGGAGLAYLFETRVAEYIAAGRLERVLEDWCAPYAGPYLYYPSRRQMRPALRAFIDFFRHVE, from the coding sequence ATGAACCGCACGCAGCTTTCCCAACTCGCCGTCCTCTCCGCCGTCGCCGCGCATGGCAGCTTCCGCGGCGCGGCAAAGGAACTCGGTGTCGCTCCATCCGCCGTCAGCCATGCTGTCGGCAGTCTCGAGGCGAGCCTCGGCGTCCGGCTCCTCTCCCGCACCACACGCAGCGTCGCACCGACGGAAGAAGGGCGGCGGCTCCTGGAACGGCTGCGCCCGGCACTCGACGAAATCGCCCATGCGCTGGAGGCCGCAGCCGAGGCACGCGAGCGCCCCGCAGGGAATCTGCGCATTACCGCGCCGCGCTTTGCGGCCGATCTCATCCTTGCGCCTCGTCTCGGCGCTTTTCTCGATCGCTATCCCGATATCGTTCTGGAGATCGCCAACGAGGACGGCTTCACCGACATTGTCGAACAGGGTTATGACGCTGGCATCAGGCTTGGCGAGAGCCTGGAAGCCGACATGATCGCGGTGAAAGTCGGTCCGGACCTGACAAGCGCTGTGGTCGCCGCGCCGCCCTATTTCGAACGCCACGGGAGACCCGCTCACCCGCGCGATCTCGCCGGGCACCGCTGCATTCGCCGGCGCTTTTCAAACGGCACGCTCTATCGTTGGGAATTCGAGAAGGAGGGGGAGGAGATAACCGTCTCGGTGGCTGGCCCTTTGATACTCGGTGAGGACCGGCCGATCATCAAGGCGGCGCTCGGCGGGGCCGGCCTTGCCTACCTCTTCGAAACGCGCGTGGCTGAATACATTGCCGCGGGCAGACTGGAGCGTGTGCTCGAAGATTGGTGCGCCCCCTATGCCGGCCCCTATCTCTATTATCCCAGCCGTCGCCAGATGCGCCCAGCGCTCAGAGCCTTCATCGATTTCTTCCGGCACGTGGAGTGA
- the mbfA gene encoding iron exporter MbfA, whose protein sequence is MFSRLFSRFKRPFLSLSEQEILALAISSEEDDGRIYLAYADALREKYPHSARVFEEMAEEESHHRQALIDLHVARFGNRIPLIRREHVRDFPERKPDWLIAEMPIEKARDEAEAMEETAHRFYVEAAARTQDAATRKLLGDLAIAEKSHESLARRLGEKHTPEDVRAEEEQTSRRQFILTYVQPGLAGLMDGSVSTLAPIFAAAFATQDTWQTFLVGLSASVGAGISMGFTEAAHDDGKLSGRGSPIKRGLASGIMTALGGLGHALPYLIPHFWTATVTAAAIVFVELWAIAFIQNRYMETPFLRAAFQVVLGGSLVLAAGVLIGNA, encoded by the coding sequence ATGTTTTCCCGCCTTTTCTCCCGTTTCAAGCGTCCGTTTCTTTCTTTAAGCGAGCAGGAAATCCTCGCGCTGGCGATTTCCTCCGAGGAGGACGACGGTCGCATCTATCTCGCCTATGCGGATGCGCTGCGCGAAAAATACCCGCATTCCGCCAGGGTCTTCGAGGAGATGGCGGAAGAGGAAAGCCATCATCGCCAGGCCTTGATCGATCTGCATGTCGCCCGTTTCGGCAATCGCATCCCGTTGATCCGGCGCGAACACGTGCGCGACTTCCCGGAGCGCAAGCCCGATTGGCTGATCGCCGAGATGCCGATCGAAAAGGCGCGCGACGAGGCGGAAGCAATGGAGGAGACGGCTCACCGTTTCTATGTCGAGGCGGCCGCGCGAACGCAGGATGCGGCGACGCGCAAGTTGCTCGGCGACCTGGCAATTGCCGAGAAATCGCATGAATCGCTCGCCCGCCGGCTTGGCGAGAAGCACACGCCCGAAGACGTGCGCGCCGAGGAAGAGCAGACGTCGCGCCGGCAGTTCATCCTCACTTACGTACAGCCGGGCCTTGCCGGCCTGATGGACGGATCGGTCTCGACGCTGGCGCCGATCTTTGCCGCCGCCTTCGCAACCCAGGACACGTGGCAGACCTTTCTAGTCGGCCTTTCGGCCTCGGTCGGCGCCGGCATTTCGATGGGTTTCACCGAGGCCGCCCATGACGACGGCAAGCTTTCCGGGCGCGGCTCGCCGATCAAGCGCGGACTTGCCTCGGGCATTATGACGGCGCTCGGGGGGCTTGGCCACGCGCTGCCCTATCTGATCCCGCACTTCTGGACGGCGACGGTGACGGCGGCCGCGATCGTCTTCGTCGAGCTTTGGGCGATCGCCTTCATCCAGAACCGTTATATGGAAACGCCATTCCTGAGGGCGGCGTTCCAGGTCGTCCTCGGTGGCAGTCTGGTGCTCGCCGCCGGCGTCCTCATCGGCAACGCCTGA
- a CDS encoding aldo/keto reductase codes for MKTRNLGNQLTVSTIGLGCMGMSFAYGEADEQESIRTLHRAVELGVTFFDTAEVYGPYENEKLLGKGLKDRRDRVTIATKFGFRIEPGKPAAEAIKGVDGRPENARAVAEASLKRLGTDVIDLYYQHRVDPNVPIEETVGAMAELVKEGKVRALGLSEASAATIRRAHAVHPIAAVQSEYSLWSRDPEEEVLATCRELGIGFVPYSPLGRGMLTGTIAKVDDLAADDFRRSLPRFQAENLNANAALVSTLETLAAEKGVTAAQLALAWVINQGDFIVPIPGARKIRHLEENVAAADIVLSDAELNKLAEILSPALVAGKRYTEASLALTNR; via the coding sequence ATGAAAACCCGCAATCTCGGAAATCAACTGACTGTCTCTACCATCGGCCTTGGCTGCATGGGCATGAGCTTCGCCTATGGCGAGGCGGACGAGCAAGAATCGATCCGCACGCTCCATCGCGCCGTCGAACTCGGTGTGACTTTCTTCGATACGGCCGAAGTTTATGGCCCCTATGAAAACGAGAAGCTGCTCGGCAAGGGGTTGAAGGACCGGCGCGACCGGGTAACGATCGCGACGAAGTTCGGCTTCCGCATCGAGCCGGGCAAACCGGCGGCCGAAGCGATCAAGGGTGTCGATGGGCGGCCGGAAAACGCTAGAGCCGTCGCCGAAGCCTCGTTGAAGCGGCTCGGAACCGATGTCATCGATCTCTATTACCAGCATCGCGTCGACCCGAACGTCCCGATCGAGGAAACGGTCGGCGCAATGGCTGAACTCGTTAAGGAGGGCAAGGTACGCGCGCTTGGCCTTTCGGAGGCGAGTGCCGCCACCATTCGCCGCGCTCATGCGGTCCACCCGATCGCGGCGGTGCAGAGCGAGTATTCCCTATGGTCGCGCGACCCGGAAGAGGAGGTGCTCGCCACCTGCCGAGAGCTCGGTATCGGCTTCGTTCCCTACAGTCCGCTGGGGCGCGGCATGCTGACCGGCACGATCGCCAAGGTGGATGATCTCGCCGCCGACGATTTCCGCCGATCGCTGCCGCGCTTCCAGGCAGAAAACCTGAACGCAAACGCCGCTCTGGTCTCGACTCTCGAAACGCTGGCGGCGGAAAAAGGCGTCACCGCCGCCCAGCTCGCGCTCGCCTGGGTCATCAACCAGGGCGACTTCATCGTGCCGATTCCGGGCGCCCGCAAGATCCGGCATCTGGAAGAGAATGTTGCCGCCGCGGATATCGTGCTTTCCGACGCCGAGCTGAACAAACTCGCCGAGATCCTGTCGCCGGCCCTTGTTGCCGGCAAGCGCTACACCGAAGCTTCGCTGGCTCTGACGAACCGGTAA
- the infC gene encoding translation initiation factor IF-3: protein MRRPFKADAPVKEGPRSNKEIRVPRVQLIDAEGQNIGVVPIDQALRMADEAGLDLVEIAPNSEPPVCKILDLGKLKYANQKKAAEARKKQKIVEIKEIKMRPNIDTHDYEVKMKAMNRFFEEGDKVKVTLKFRGREMAHQELGMKLLLQVKDDTQAIAKVEAEPKLEGRQMMMVLAPK, encoded by the coding sequence ATTCGCAGACCGTTCAAAGCGGACGCCCCGGTTAAAGAGGGGCCGCGCTCAAACAAGGAGATCCGGGTCCCCCGGGTTCAGCTTATCGATGCCGAAGGCCAGAATATCGGCGTCGTTCCGATCGACCAGGCACTCCGCATGGCGGATGAAGCCGGTCTTGATCTGGTAGAGATCGCACCGAATTCAGAACCGCCAGTGTGCAAGATTCTCGATCTGGGCAAGCTGAAATACGCGAACCAGAAGAAGGCCGCCGAAGCGCGCAAGAAGCAAAAGATCGTCGAGATCAAAGAAATCAAGATGCGTCCGAACATCGACACCCATGATTATGAGGTGAAGATGAAGGCGATGAATCGCTTCTTCGAGGAAGGCGACAAGGTCAAGGTGACGCTGAAGTTCCGCGGTCGCGAAATGGCCCACCAGGAACTCGGCATGAAGCTTCTGTTGCAGGTGAAGGATGACACCCAGGCGATCGCCAAGGTGGAAGCCGAGCCGAAGCTCGAGGGCCGCCAGATGATGATGGTGCTCGCGCCGAAGTGA
- the pheT gene encoding phenylalanine--tRNA ligase subunit beta, which yields MKFTLSWLKDHLETDASLEEICARLTMIGLEVEDVDDKAAFKPFVIAKVVSAEQHPNADKLKVLMVDTGNGQPVQVVCGAPNARKGLIGAFAAPGTYVPGIDVTLSVGNIRGVESRGMMCSEKELEISDDHTGIIDLPEDAPIGTSYAAYAGLDDPVIEINLTPNRPDCTSVHGIARDLAASGLGTLKAQPAPSFAVEGETPVKVRLDLGEDKHLCPGFALRLVRGVTNGPSPAWMRQRLNAIGLRPINALVDITNYLTFDQGRPLHVFDAAKVTGNLRVRRAKEGEKVLALDTREYTLSPANVVIADEDGIESIGGIMGGEHSGCDENTTDVLIESALWDPMNIAKTGRTLGIITDARYRFERGVDPEYMVPGVERATELVLQFCGGTAARLDVVGYEGHTPKVVDFPVSEVKRLTGLEVSTEESVAILTKLGFGVEGSGERFRVTVPSWRPDVDGKADLVEEVMRIHGVDNILAAPLESHNVVNGKILTTLQIRTRQAKRALASRGMLEAVTWSFISQEQAKLFGGGQPALKLANPIAADMSDMRPSLLPGLLTAAQRNADKGYGDVAIFEVSGTYEGDTPEAQRRVAGGVRRGTASLNGAGRLWSNAAKGGGKPVDVFDAKADAIAVLEACGVPMGNVHFEAGGPTWYHPGRSGTIKLGPKIVLGSFGEFHPKTLDALDVSGGLCGFEVYIDAMPEPKKKATRTKPALELSPFQAVKRDFAFVVDKAVEAAAILRAASGADRKLVTGVNVFDVFEGASLGEGKKSVAIEVTIQPVERTLTDEDFEALTSKIIANVAKSTGGVLRA from the coding sequence ATGAAATTCACGCTTTCCTGGCTGAAGGACCATCTGGAAACCGACGCCTCGCTCGAGGAAATCTGCGCCCGCCTGACGATGATCGGGCTGGAAGTCGAGGATGTCGACGACAAGGCGGCGTTCAAGCCCTTTGTCATCGCGAAAGTGGTCTCCGCCGAGCAGCACCCGAACGCCGACAAGCTGAAGGTGCTGATGGTCGACACCGGCAACGGCCAGCCGGTTCAGGTCGTCTGCGGCGCACCGAATGCGCGCAAGGGCCTTATCGGCGCCTTCGCTGCCCCCGGCACCTACGTGCCTGGCATCGATGTCACGCTTTCCGTCGGCAATATCCGCGGCGTCGAAAGCCGCGGCATGATGTGCTCGGAAAAGGAATTGGAGATTTCCGACGACCACACCGGCATCATCGATCTGCCGGAGGATGCTCCGATCGGCACGAGCTATGCGGCTTATGCCGGGCTCGACGATCCGGTCATCGAGATAAATCTGACGCCGAACCGGCCGGATTGCACAAGCGTTCACGGCATCGCCCGCGATCTCGCCGCTTCCGGCCTCGGCACATTGAAAGCGCAACCGGCACCGTCCTTCGCGGTCGAAGGCGAAACGCCGGTCAAGGTGAGACTCGATCTCGGCGAGGACAAGCATCTCTGCCCCGGCTTCGCGCTCCGCCTTGTGCGCGGCGTCACGAATGGCCCGAGCCCGGCCTGGATGCGCCAGCGATTGAACGCCATCGGGCTCCGGCCGATCAACGCGCTCGTCGACATCACCAACTACCTGACCTTCGACCAGGGCCGGCCGCTGCACGTCTTCGATGCCGCCAAGGTCACCGGCAACCTCAGGGTTCGCCGGGCGAAGGAGGGCGAGAAGGTGCTGGCGCTCGACACGCGCGAATATACGCTGTCGCCGGCCAATGTGGTGATTGCCGACGAGGATGGCATCGAGTCGATCGGCGGCATCATGGGCGGCGAGCACTCCGGCTGCGACGAGAACACGACCGATGTGCTGATCGAATCCGCTCTCTGGGATCCGATGAACATCGCCAAGACCGGCCGCACCCTCGGCATCATCACCGATGCGCGTTATCGTTTCGAGCGCGGCGTCGATCCGGAATACATGGTGCCGGGCGTGGAGCGGGCCACGGAGCTGGTGCTGCAGTTCTGCGGTGGAACGGCCGCCAGGCTGGATGTGGTCGGCTATGAGGGACATACGCCCAAGGTGGTCGACTTCCCGGTCTCGGAGGTGAAGCGGCTGACCGGCCTCGAGGTCTCCACCGAAGAAAGTGTCGCGATCCTGACGAAGCTCGGCTTTGGCGTGGAGGGCTCCGGCGAGCGCTTCCGCGTTACCGTGCCCTCCTGGCGCCCGGACGTGGACGGCAAGGCGGATCTCGTCGAGGAAGTCATGCGCATTCATGGCGTCGACAACATCCTTGCGGCGCCGCTCGAAAGCCACAACGTCGTTAACGGCAAGATCCTAACGACGCTGCAGATCCGCACGCGCCAGGCCAAACGCGCGCTTGCAAGCCGCGGCATGCTCGAAGCGGTCACCTGGTCTTTCATCTCGCAGGAGCAGGCGAAGCTCTTCGGCGGCGGCCAACCGGCGCTGAAACTCGCCAATCCGATCGCCGCCGACATGTCCGACATGCGGCCCTCGCTGCTGCCGGGGCTGCTCACCGCTGCGCAGCGCAATGCCGACAAGGGCTATGGCGACGTCGCGATCTTCGAGGTCTCCGGGACCTACGAAGGCGACACGCCGGAAGCCCAGCGCCGTGTAGCCGGCGGTGTCCGCCGCGGTACGGCGTCGCTGAACGGTGCCGGCCGGCTCTGGTCGAATGCGGCGAAGGGCGGCGGCAAGCCGGTCGATGTCTTCGACGCCAAGGCCGATGCCATCGCCGTGCTTGAGGCGTGCGGCGTGCCGATGGGCAATGTCCACTTCGAGGCCGGCGGCCCGACCTGGTATCACCCCGGCCGCTCCGGCACGATCAAGCTCGGTCCGAAGATCGTTCTCGGCAGCTTCGGCGAGTTTCATCCGAAGACGCTCGATGCCCTCGACGTATCGGGGGGCCTTTGCGGTTTTGAGGTCTATATCGACGCGATGCCCGAGCCGAAGAAGAAGGCAACGCGCACCAAGCCGGCGCTGGAGCTTTCGCCGTTCCAGGCGGTCAAGCGCGACTTCGCCTTCGTCGTCGACAAGGCGGTCGAGGCGGCTGCGATCCTCAGGGCCGCCTCCGGTGCCGACCGCAAGCTGGTGACCGGAGTCAACGTCTTCGACGTGTTCGAGGGAGCATCCCTTGGCGAGGGCAAGAAGTCGGTGGCGATCGAGGTAACGATCCAGCCGGTCGAACGTACGCTGACCGACGAGGATTTCGAGGCGCTGACTTCGAAGATCATCGCCAACGTGGCGAAGAGCACCGGCGGCGTGCTCCGCGCCTGA
- the rplT gene encoding 50S ribosomal protein L20 codes for MARVKRGVTAHAKHKKTLKAAKGFYGRRKNTIRAAKAAVDRSKQYAYRDRKVNKRNFRALWIQRINAAVREHGLTYGRFIDGLNKAGIEVDRKVLSDMAIHETAAFGALVEAAKKALAYLKEAGTTNEFESAVR; via the coding sequence ATGGCACGTGTAAAACGCGGTGTGACCGCCCACGCCAAGCACAAGAAGACGCTCAAGGCCGCCAAGGGCTTCTACGGCCGCCGCAAGAACACCATTCGCGCCGCCAAGGCCGCAGTGGATCGTTCCAAGCAGTACGCCTACCGCGACCGCAAGGTTAACAAGCGCAACTTCCGCGCTCTCTGGATCCAACGCATCAACGCTGCCGTCCGCGAGCACGGCCTGACCTATGGCCGTTTCATCGACGGTCTCAACAAGGCCGGCATCGAAGTCGACCGCAAGGTTCTGTCCGACATGGCAATCCATGAGACGGCAGCATTCGGCGCGCTCGTCGAAGCCGCCAAGAAGGCGCTTGCCTATCTCAAGGAAGCCGGCACGACAAACGAGTTTGAAAGCGCTGTCCGTTAA